A window of the Haloarcula litorea genome harbors these coding sequences:
- a CDS encoding SOS response-associated peptidase: MCGRYSLFAPPEAIEGRFDATFDFAFEPRYNAAPGQSLPVVTDDEPDTIQRMEWGLIPSWADDRSDHQYINARAETLAERRSFADAYEARRCLVPADGFYEWVDGAGSDGGKQPYRVALPDDDLFAMAGLYERWEPPQRQTGLGEFGGGGYGDDEREVVETFTVVTTEPNETVADLHHRMAVLLAPEEEETWLTGGTDEVADLLDPYDGALRAYPVSTAVNSPANDRPDLIDPVEV, translated from the coding sequence ATGTGTGGCCGCTACAGCCTGTTCGCCCCGCCGGAGGCCATCGAGGGGCGGTTCGACGCGACGTTCGACTTCGCGTTCGAGCCCCGGTACAACGCCGCTCCCGGCCAGTCGCTCCCGGTCGTGACCGACGACGAACCCGACACCATCCAGCGGATGGAGTGGGGCCTGATCCCGTCGTGGGCCGACGACCGCTCGGACCACCAGTACATCAACGCCCGCGCCGAGACCCTGGCCGAGCGGCGGTCGTTCGCCGACGCCTACGAGGCCCGACGCTGTCTCGTGCCCGCGGACGGCTTCTACGAGTGGGTCGACGGGGCCGGGAGCGACGGCGGGAAACAGCCCTACCGGGTCGCGCTCCCCGACGACGACCTGTTCGCGATGGCCGGCCTCTACGAGCGCTGGGAGCCGCCGCAGCGACAGACCGGGCTGGGCGAGTTCGGCGGCGGTGGCTACGGCGACGACGAACGGGAGGTCGTCGAGACGTTCACCGTCGTCACGACCGAACCGAACGAGACGGTCGCCGACCTCCACCACCGGATGGCCGTGCTCCTCGCCCCCGAGGAGGAGGAGACGTGGCTCACCGGCGGCACGGACGAGGTGGCCGACCTGCTGGACCCCTACGACGGCGCGCTGCGGGCCTACCCCGTCTCCACGGCGGTCAACAGCCCGGCCAACGACCGGCCGGACCTGATCGACCCCGTCGAGGTGTAG
- a CDS encoding aldo/keto reductase: protein METRPLGDTGQESSVATFGAIALNWLEQAGANHLVELALEYGVNHFDVAPTYGDAELKLGPKLRQHRGEIFLGCKTQERGYEGAAAKIERSLDRLGVDTIDLYQIHGLEYESELDEITGADGALAAIRDAKDAGKIDHVGLTSHADPGLITDAIDRIDDLETVMFPLNPVVAGKSGEEYDYEAVLERADEAGVGTLGIKAFADGSWPPEDDLAEADRPYANWYRPVDRPDAIRERFDFAAARGLDTVVTPGDPKLVAMVFDAADRYEGMDESTQRTLIERARHDDSPVPEQLHH from the coding sequence ATGGAGACTCGACCGCTCGGCGACACCGGGCAGGAGAGCAGCGTCGCGACGTTCGGGGCGATCGCGCTGAACTGGCTGGAACAGGCGGGCGCGAACCACCTCGTCGAACTCGCGCTGGAGTACGGCGTGAACCACTTCGACGTGGCCCCGACCTACGGCGACGCGGAGCTGAAGCTCGGGCCGAAGCTCCGCCAGCACCGCGGGGAGATCTTCCTCGGCTGCAAGACCCAAGAGCGGGGCTACGAGGGGGCCGCGGCCAAGATCGAGCGGTCGCTGGACCGCCTGGGCGTCGACACCATCGATCTCTACCAGATCCACGGGCTGGAGTACGAGTCGGAACTCGACGAGATCACCGGCGCTGACGGGGCGCTGGCGGCGATCCGCGACGCGAAGGACGCCGGCAAGATCGACCACGTCGGCCTGACGAGCCACGCCGATCCCGGGCTCATCACCGACGCCATCGACCGCATCGACGACCTGGAGACGGTGATGTTCCCGCTGAACCCCGTCGTCGCCGGGAAGTCGGGCGAGGAGTACGACTACGAGGCCGTCCTCGAACGGGCCGACGAGGCCGGCGTCGGGACGCTTGGGATCAAGGCCTTCGCCGACGGGTCGTGGCCGCCCGAGGACGACCTGGCCGAGGCCGACCGGCCCTACGCGAACTGGTACCGGCCGGTCGACCGGCCCGACGCGATCCGCGAGCGGTTCGACTTCGCCGCCGCCCGCGGGCTGGACACCGTCGTCACCCCGGGTGACCCGAAACTGGTGGCGATGGTGTTCGACGCCGCCGACCGCTACGAGGGGATGGACGAGTCGACACAGCGGACGCTGATCGAGCGCGCCCGCCACGACGACAGCCCGGTCCCCGAACAGCTCCACCACTGA
- a CDS encoding class I SAM-dependent methyltransferase has product MGRDDQSSVPETVETALADRPVEGRVCLEAGAGVGNATAGLLAAGAERVYAVTDDPEHAASVRERCRDHADRLVVIEGDLRRTPLPDGSVDLVTAHGLCNVLDPPALEGVAADLTRVAAPDCHLVVDDYAPLPEDAAVADLFAVENAATELATGRPMLTFYPASLLRYLFDGLGWTFDRERTLLDPVPWTASHLSAHAAVTVDAADHLPVALGDALVERAERLVESIGEEFTGRMYSLAMRLPEQ; this is encoded by the coding sequence GTGGGACGCGACGACCAGTCGTCCGTGCCCGAGACCGTCGAGACCGCACTCGCGGACCGCCCCGTCGAGGGACGCGTCTGTCTGGAGGCCGGGGCCGGCGTCGGCAACGCCACCGCGGGCCTGCTGGCAGCGGGTGCCGAGCGCGTCTACGCCGTCACCGACGATCCCGAACACGCCGCCTCGGTCCGGGAGCGCTGTCGCGACCACGCCGACAGGCTCGTCGTGATCGAGGGCGACCTCCGCCGGACGCCGCTGCCCGACGGGAGCGTCGACCTCGTCACGGCACACGGGCTCTGTAACGTCCTCGACCCGCCGGCGCTGGAGGGGGTCGCGGCCGACCTCACGCGGGTCGCCGCGCCGGACTGTCACCTCGTCGTCGACGACTACGCGCCGCTGCCCGAGGACGCCGCAGTCGCGGACCTCTTCGCCGTCGAGAACGCCGCGACGGAACTGGCGACCGGCCGGCCGATGCTGACGTTCTACCCGGCGTCGCTGCTCCGGTACCTCTTCGACGGCCTCGGCTGGACGTTCGACCGCGAGCGGACGCTGCTCGATCCGGTCCCCTGGACCGCGAGCCACCTCTCGGCCCACGCCGCGGTCACGGTCGACGCCGCCGACCACCTCCCGGTGGCGCTGGGCGACGCCCTCGTCGAGCGGGCCGAGCGCCTCGTCGAGTCCATCGGCGAGGAGTTCACCGGGCGGATGTACAGCCTCGCGATGCGGCTCCCCGAGCAGTGA
- a CDS encoding heme ABC transporter ATP-binding protein codes for MVEATGVSVALGGQRVLSDVDLTVERGSIVGLVGPNGAGKTTLLRALRATLAPDAGTVRVAGRDLADCSARAVGRLVASTPQSVSLSFEFTVRQAVEMGRTPHLGRFDRPDAEDRDAVERAMERAEVARFADRPVTSLSGGERQRVLLARALAQAAPVLLLDEPTANLDVNHAVRTLDLVRERVREGKTAVAAIHDLNLAARYCDELVLLAGGEVRAAGPPADVLTHETLAAAFDAETLVTRQPATDAPLVTPLSDRTALDRTVHVAGTGRAAAAAVARLAAAGAAVTVGVVPAGDAAAERARELDCEVVTVPAFAGVDAASRERAVELAAAADAVVVAGDVGDGNRPVVSAADRLVAVAGEGVPEVDSRRTTVADVDGLPTAVAEACTTARDDGDRPRVPTE; via the coding sequence ATGGTCGAGGCGACCGGCGTCTCGGTCGCGCTCGGGGGGCAGCGGGTCCTCTCGGACGTGGACCTGACCGTCGAGCGGGGCTCGATCGTCGGCCTCGTCGGCCCGAACGGTGCCGGCAAGACCACGCTGCTGCGGGCGCTCAGGGCGACGCTCGCGCCCGACGCGGGCACCGTTCGGGTGGCCGGCCGCGACCTCGCGGACTGTTCCGCCCGGGCGGTCGGCCGGCTGGTCGCCAGCACGCCCCAGTCGGTCTCGCTGTCGTTCGAGTTCACCGTCCGCCAGGCCGTCGAGATGGGGCGGACCCCCCACCTGGGCCGCTTCGACCGGCCGGACGCCGAGGACCGCGACGCCGTCGAACGCGCGATGGAGCGGGCCGAGGTCGCGCGCTTCGCCGACCGGCCCGTGACGTCGCTGTCGGGCGGGGAGCGCCAGCGGGTGTTGCTGGCTCGCGCGCTCGCACAGGCCGCGCCGGTCCTCCTGCTGGACGAGCCGACGGCGAACCTCGACGTGAACCACGCCGTCCGGACGCTCGATCTCGTCCGCGAGCGGGTCCGCGAGGGCAAGACCGCCGTCGCGGCCATCCACGACCTCAACCTCGCGGCGCGGTACTGCGACGAGCTCGTCCTGCTGGCCGGCGGCGAGGTCCGGGCGGCCGGGCCGCCGGCCGACGTGCTGACCCACGAGACGCTGGCGGCCGCCTTCGACGCCGAGACGCTCGTGACCCGCCAGCCGGCCACCGACGCGCCGCTGGTGACGCCGCTGTCCGACCGGACCGCCCTCGACCGGACGGTCCACGTCGCCGGGACCGGGCGGGCGGCCGCGGCCGCCGTCGCCCGCCTCGCCGCCGCCGGGGCCGCCGTGACCGTCGGCGTGGTCCCGGCCGGCGACGCCGCCGCCGAGCGCGCCCGGGAGCTGGACTGCGAGGTCGTCACGGTCCCGGCCTTCGCCGGCGTCGACGCGGCGTCCCGGGAGCGTGCGGTCGAACTCGCCGCGGCGGCCGACGCCGTCGTCGTCGCGGGCGACGTGGGCGACGGGAACCGGCCCGTCGTCTCGGCGGCCGACCGCCTCGTCGCCGTCGCGGGCGAGGGCGTCCCCGAGGTCGACTCCCGCCGGACGACGGTCGCGGACGTGGACGGGCTGCCGACGGCGGTCGCGGAGGCCTGCACGACGGCTCGGGACGACGGCGACCGTCCGAGGGTTCCGACGGAGTAG